A region of Rhodothermales bacterium DNA encodes the following proteins:
- a CDS encoding DUF1156 domain-containing protein yields MTKRFIEYDLPLEEISEESAREKSIRHGHPSTLHLWWARRPLASSRATAFAALIDDPGPHEPERRREINKLIEQITPWDAVKDGNSAVILKAREMLREQYGRAPMVIDPFSGGGSIPLEALRLGCETYANDYNPVAVFVERATLEWPQAYGMQVTLPRGDAQDGDLTSLEKGGEKVNLLAYLVEKWSQRVLDLARSEIGQFYPAESGAGLVGKRDIENADGWIPVGFLWSRTVPCQNPTCGTDIPLAGQFWLSKKKDKRIAYRPVPDPEAHRVDFELLEGGALEAAIGKGFDPSGGTVSNGNARCPVCHQIVKNKQVRALALDGLMGERMIAAILHHPNETGKKYRLATDVDRDVFDAAVRHLELSLESWPFLGSPLPDEPISPDRPSANARGLSGLTRFGLTRFSDLFNKRQQLVLVTLLWKLKILRQAVKDDCAALCADIPNAPDLEGVTLAVQGYLAIILSRMADYTSNLTQWVSAGEFAAHTFVRQALPISWDYFENNAFSGAGGEWTSHTGWVLRYIRNNEWGAAAPVHMNYGTATALPIPDGSLDAVLTDPPYYDNVPYADISDYFYVWLKRALEDEMPELFSTPLVPKVEEAVMQTSRHASEDDARAFFEDQISKAFEEMHRVLRPGGVAVIVYAHTTTEGWETMLNGLVQAGFVVTGSWPLHTERKERLLAARSAALASSIYMVCRKAERAPLGFWDAVRPQVKARVEEKLAQFWAAGIAGGDFFISAIGPGMEAYSRYERVETVGGEVISVLDLLTYIRSVATDFLVHRLLKGAGTERIDKEAQFYLTYRWTFLDNTVEYDDARRIATAEGVNLDRLWEEGGFVKKRGSKISVLGPHERTVKKPVNMVDALHRACALWEKGQKDALSQHLYETGYARSGAFWQLGQAIAECLPSGKKEKQLLEGLLLGRTQYEKAADTPAKGTQLQMDYTG; encoded by the coding sequence GTGACGAAACGCTTTATTGAATACGACCTCCCGCTGGAAGAGATCTCGGAGGAGTCCGCTCGTGAAAAGAGCATCCGTCACGGTCACCCTTCCACCCTTCATCTGTGGTGGGCACGACGGCCTCTGGCCTCGTCGCGAGCGACCGCCTTCGCGGCGCTGATCGACGATCCGGGACCTCACGAACCGGAGCGCCGACGCGAGATTAATAAGCTCATCGAGCAGATCACCCCGTGGGATGCCGTAAAAGATGGGAACTCCGCAGTCATTCTCAAAGCGCGCGAGATGCTGCGTGAGCAGTATGGCCGTGCGCCCATGGTCATCGACCCCTTCTCAGGCGGAGGGTCCATCCCGCTAGAAGCGCTCAGGCTCGGGTGCGAGACCTACGCGAACGACTACAACCCCGTCGCGGTATTTGTAGAGAGAGCGACACTAGAGTGGCCGCAGGCGTACGGAATGCAGGTAACGCTGCCAAGGGGTGATGCCCAAGATGGGGATCTCACGTCGCTGGAGAAGGGAGGCGAGAAGGTGAACCTCCTCGCATACCTGGTCGAGAAGTGGTCGCAGCGGGTCCTCGACTTGGCTCGCAGCGAGATTGGCCAGTTCTACCCTGCGGAATCCGGCGCGGGTCTCGTCGGCAAGCGAGACATTGAGAATGCGGACGGGTGGATTCCGGTCGGTTTCCTCTGGTCGCGCACCGTCCCGTGTCAGAATCCGACGTGCGGGACTGACATCCCGCTAGCCGGCCAATTCTGGCTCTCGAAGAAGAAGGACAAGCGAATCGCATACCGCCCGGTGCCTGACCCGGAGGCCCACCGTGTGGACTTCGAGCTCCTCGAAGGCGGTGCCCTTGAAGCAGCGATTGGGAAGGGTTTTGACCCCTCGGGCGGTACCGTCTCAAATGGGAACGCTCGGTGCCCAGTGTGCCACCAGATCGTCAAGAACAAGCAAGTGCGCGCCCTGGCCCTCGACGGTCTCATGGGCGAGCGGATGATCGCTGCCATCCTCCACCACCCCAACGAGACTGGTAAGAAGTACCGGCTCGCCACAGACGTCGACCGCGACGTGTTCGACGCAGCAGTCCGGCACCTTGAGCTGTCACTCGAGTCATGGCCGTTCTTGGGTAGCCCGCTCCCCGATGAGCCGATCAGCCCCGACCGGCCGTCGGCCAATGCTCGGGGGCTCTCGGGCCTGACGCGATTCGGGCTCACCCGGTTCAGCGACCTCTTCAATAAGCGTCAGCAACTCGTACTCGTGACGCTTCTTTGGAAGCTGAAGATCCTGCGGCAAGCCGTGAAGGACGACTGCGCGGCGCTGTGCGCAGACATCCCCAACGCCCCGGACTTGGAGGGCGTGACGCTGGCGGTCCAGGGATATCTGGCGATCATCCTCAGCCGTATGGCGGACTACACCTCGAATCTGACTCAATGGGTCAGTGCTGGTGAGTTCGCAGCACACACGTTCGTCCGGCAGGCGCTCCCGATCTCATGGGACTACTTCGAGAACAACGCCTTTAGTGGCGCTGGAGGAGAGTGGACCTCGCACACGGGCTGGGTCCTCCGATACATCCGGAACAACGAATGGGGCGCGGCGGCCCCCGTCCACATGAATTATGGCACGGCCACGGCCCTGCCGATTCCCGACGGCTCGCTCGACGCGGTCCTGACCGACCCGCCCTACTACGACAACGTCCCCTACGCGGACATCTCGGACTACTTCTACGTCTGGCTCAAGCGCGCGCTTGAGGACGAGATGCCTGAGCTGTTCTCGACGCCCCTCGTTCCAAAGGTGGAAGAGGCCGTCATGCAGACTTCACGCCACGCTAGCGAGGACGATGCCCGCGCCTTCTTCGAGGACCAGATCTCGAAGGCGTTCGAGGAGATGCACCGCGTGCTCCGCCCCGGTGGAGTCGCCGTGATCGTCTATGCCCACACTACGACCGAGGGTTGGGAAACCATGCTCAACGGGCTCGTCCAGGCAGGCTTTGTGGTCACAGGGTCGTGGCCACTGCACACTGAACGAAAGGAACGCCTGCTCGCGGCCCGCTCTGCGGCGCTGGCCTCGTCCATCTACATGGTCTGCCGGAAGGCGGAGCGTGCGCCGCTCGGGTTCTGGGACGCCGTCCGCCCTCAAGTCAAGGCCCGTGTCGAGGAGAAGCTGGCGCAGTTCTGGGCGGCCGGCATCGCCGGCGGCGACTTCTTCATCTCGGCCATCGGCCCCGGCATGGAGGCGTACTCCCGCTACGAGCGCGTCGAGACCGTCGGCGGCGAGGTCATCTCGGTGCTCGACCTCCTCACGTACATCCGCTCCGTCGCCACCGACTTCCTCGTCCATCGCCTCCTCAAGGGGGCCGGCACTGAGCGGATCGATAAGGAGGCGCAGTTCTACCTCACCTACCGCTGGACCTTCCTCGACAACACCGTCGAGTACGACGACGCCCGGCGCATCGCCACGGCCGAGGGCGTCAACCTCGACCGCCTCTGGGAGGAGGGAGGCTTCGTCAAGAAACGTGGCTCGAAGATCAGCGTGCTCGGACCGCACGAGCGCACGGTCAAGAAGCCCGTGAACATGGTGGATGCGCTCCACCGGGCCTGCGCGCTCTGGGAGAAGGGACAGAAGGACGCCCTCAGCCAGCACCTCTATGAGACGGGCTACGCCCGGAGCGGGGCGTTCTGGCAGCTGGGGCAGGCCATTGCCGAGTGCCTTCCCTCCGGCAAGAAGGAGAAGCAGCTCCTCGAAGGCCTCCTCCTCGGCCGCACGCAGTACGAGAAAGCCGCCGACACACCGGCGAAGGGGACCCAACTCCAGATGGACTATACGGGCTAA
- a CDS encoding helicase-related protein, with protein MKTPLAENQLIRADFLPATARVKKFEPRAGYYLLEVTLDGTGEYRPLRLTDEQLAQVEVVSAGATVEAGDPEAFFLQIEANRLRLAYQFDPMLAVSVSQVDPLPHQVEAVYHHALEMPRMRFLIADDPGAGKTVMAGLILKEMQYRGLVKRVLIVAPGHLKYQWQREMKEKFGTSFRLVDRGVIRAHWGENVWEEFPLSIASLDFLKQDDLKAMLKGSQWDLIIVDEAHKMAAYAYEGKERTKIDKTARYQLGEVLSRQSDHLLFLTATPHRGDEENFRLFLDLLRPGFFARKDLLKESVERKENPLFIRRLKEDMRTFDGELIFPPRHVRTVAFKLTDNEMELYNAVTSYVQNYYDQAKANRNIAFAMMILQRRLSSSTHAILRSLQRRRERLEELLRLPDKIRGDAEYEAARRMNPEDLEDLSEQERWEIEERLEHLTIAQNIGDVHAEIDQLDGLIAQAETVKAAGEESKLAKLKDDVLGQLDGRKLLVFTEHKDTLTYLEEQFRAWGYSVGTIHGGMDLDARIEAERAFRNDHQVLVATEAAGEGINLQFCSWMVNYDIPWNPNRLEQRMGRIHRYGQDREVFIWNLVARGTREGQILERLFEKLELMKDALGTDRVFDIINEIIPGTDLGQLLKEAVFSQRRMEEIEHVIEQVDEAHTGEVLERVFMSSLATRHIDYTGLLREQLEAAENRLVPEYVGDFFLRAIQRLGGRFTPVEGGYRVDAVPAECRDLNQDPDFRTRYGSVHREYRRITFEKDVARKDTTFEFVAPGHPLLEAVNEIVLRRFGEPGAGVAAFADPTVGREGALWFAEGVVRDGTGQPAGRRVFALFQRPDGTVEATNPAVLWDLEPAPDADLPESVRALVGDRSGIEDYLIGEVLLPYREEIAARRDHDAEIKERYGLRSLDVLVQESNGKIMEYEARQDAGDDVALPLGNEQRVLEKLRRRKEELEREIRLERNVIVDEPRVLGVAALVPMPVAAGGNEEEPEGEGGASDLPMTRDDEIELVGMRVATEYEEAQGWTVEDVSAAKHGGFDLRSTCINEDGVIEGVRYIEVKARARTGAIRITRNEWMKARKYGEHYWLYVVTAAASDAPTLTRIADPASRFVEGEDIFATGFEIPEKKWRAQENPEPWIWIPQTVQDAERMLLAVYLPPERPLNGASEHQIRLEDRLADLIRDFRTFPEDPVREVSDRFPGIERWLPHGREIEPEEIVQALIHGTDHMMSLTNKIDWERESLQAQPLTPDLRESLAEYHFGEWLASL; from the coding sequence ATGAAGACCCCCCTCGCTGAGAACCAGCTCATCCGCGCCGACTTCCTCCCGGCCACGGCACGCGTGAAGAAGTTCGAGCCCCGCGCGGGCTACTACCTCCTCGAGGTTACCCTCGACGGGACCGGCGAGTACCGGCCGCTGCGGCTCACCGACGAGCAGCTCGCCCAGGTCGAGGTCGTGAGCGCCGGAGCGACCGTCGAGGCGGGCGACCCGGAGGCGTTCTTTCTCCAGATCGAGGCGAACCGCCTCCGGCTGGCCTATCAGTTCGACCCCATGCTGGCCGTGAGCGTGAGCCAGGTGGACCCCCTCCCGCACCAGGTCGAGGCCGTCTACCACCACGCCCTGGAGATGCCGCGCATGCGGTTCCTCATCGCCGACGACCCTGGGGCCGGAAAGACGGTGATGGCGGGCCTCATTCTCAAGGAGATGCAGTACCGGGGGCTCGTCAAGCGCGTCCTCATCGTCGCACCGGGCCACCTCAAGTACCAGTGGCAGCGCGAGATGAAGGAGAAGTTCGGGACGTCGTTCCGGCTCGTCGACCGCGGCGTCATCCGCGCCCACTGGGGCGAGAACGTCTGGGAGGAGTTCCCCCTCTCCATCGCCTCGCTCGACTTCCTCAAGCAGGACGACCTCAAGGCGATGCTGAAGGGGTCGCAGTGGGACCTCATCATCGTGGACGAGGCCCACAAGATGGCCGCCTACGCCTACGAGGGCAAGGAGCGGACGAAGATCGACAAGACCGCCCGCTACCAGCTAGGCGAGGTGCTCTCGCGGCAGTCCGACCACCTCCTCTTCCTCACCGCCACCCCGCACCGCGGCGACGAGGAGAACTTCCGACTCTTCCTCGACCTCCTCCGCCCGGGCTTCTTCGCGCGGAAGGACCTCCTGAAGGAGTCGGTCGAGCGGAAGGAGAACCCGCTCTTCATCCGCAGGCTGAAGGAGGACATGCGGACGTTCGACGGGGAGCTCATCTTCCCCCCGCGCCACGTCCGAACCGTCGCCTTTAAGCTGACGGACAACGAGATGGAGCTCTACAACGCCGTTACTTCCTACGTCCAGAACTACTACGACCAGGCCAAGGCGAACCGCAACATCGCCTTCGCCATGATGATCCTCCAGCGGCGGCTCTCCTCCAGCACCCACGCCATCCTCCGCTCGCTCCAGCGCCGCCGCGAGCGCCTGGAAGAGCTCCTCCGCCTCCCCGACAAGATCCGGGGCGACGCGGAGTACGAGGCCGCTCGGCGGATGAACCCGGAGGACCTGGAGGACCTCTCCGAGCAAGAGCGCTGGGAGATCGAGGAGCGACTGGAACACCTCACGATCGCCCAGAACATCGGCGACGTTCACGCTGAGATCGACCAGCTCGACGGGCTCATCGCACAGGCCGAGACCGTCAAGGCCGCCGGCGAGGAGAGCAAGTTGGCGAAGCTGAAGGACGACGTGCTCGGCCAGCTCGACGGGCGGAAGCTCCTCGTCTTCACCGAGCACAAGGACACGCTGACCTACCTGGAGGAGCAGTTCCGGGCCTGGGGCTACAGCGTCGGGACGATCCACGGCGGGATGGACCTCGACGCCCGGATCGAGGCCGAACGCGCCTTCCGCAACGACCACCAGGTCCTCGTCGCGACGGAGGCCGCCGGCGAGGGGATCAACCTCCAGTTCTGCTCCTGGATGGTGAACTACGACATCCCGTGGAACCCGAACCGGCTGGAGCAGCGGATGGGCCGCATCCACCGCTACGGCCAGGACCGCGAGGTCTTCATTTGGAACCTCGTGGCGCGGGGCACCCGCGAGGGCCAGATCCTGGAGCGGCTCTTCGAGAAGCTCGAGCTTATGAAGGACGCCCTCGGCACCGACCGCGTCTTCGACATCATCAACGAGATCATCCCCGGCACCGACCTCGGCCAGCTCCTCAAGGAGGCCGTCTTCAGCCAGCGACGGATGGAGGAGATCGAGCACGTGATCGAGCAGGTAGACGAGGCCCATACGGGCGAAGTGCTCGAACGGGTGTTCATGTCGTCGCTCGCTACGCGCCACATCGACTACACGGGCCTGCTCCGCGAGCAGCTCGAGGCCGCCGAGAACCGGCTCGTGCCGGAGTACGTCGGCGACTTCTTCCTCCGGGCAATCCAGCGCCTGGGCGGACGGTTTACCCCCGTCGAGGGCGGCTACCGCGTGGATGCCGTGCCGGCCGAGTGTCGCGACCTCAACCAGGACCCCGACTTCCGCACGCGCTATGGCAGCGTCCACCGGGAGTACCGACGGATCACGTTCGAGAAGGACGTGGCGCGGAAGGACACGACCTTCGAGTTCGTAGCCCCCGGCCACCCCCTCCTCGAAGCGGTCAACGAAATCGTGCTGCGCCGGTTTGGCGAGCCCGGGGCGGGGGTGGCGGCTTTCGCCGACCCGACGGTGGGGCGGGAGGGCGCGCTGTGGTTCGCCGAAGGCGTCGTCCGCGACGGGACCGGGCAGCCGGCTGGCCGCCGGGTCTTCGCGCTCTTTCAGCGCCCGGACGGAACGGTCGAGGCTACGAACCCGGCGGTGCTCTGGGATCTGGAACCCGCCCCGGACGCGGACCTCCCGGAGTCGGTCCGCGCTCTCGTCGGCGACCGCAGCGGGATCGAGGACTACCTCATCGGCGAGGTGCTCCTCCCGTACCGCGAGGAGATCGCGGCCCGGCGCGACCACGACGCGGAGATCAAGGAGCGCTACGGGCTCCGCTCGCTCGACGTCCTCGTCCAGGAGTCGAACGGGAAGATCATGGAGTACGAGGCGCGCCAGGATGCGGGCGACGACGTGGCCCTCCCGCTGGGGAACGAGCAGCGGGTGCTGGAGAAGCTCCGGCGCCGGAAGGAGGAGCTGGAGCGGGAGATCCGACTGGAGCGGAACGTGATCGTGGACGAGCCCCGCGTGCTCGGCGTGGCCGCCCTCGTGCCGATGCCCGTAGCCGCCGGGGGGAACGAGGAGGAGCCGGAAGGCGAGGGGGGAGCCAGCGACCTCCCCATGACGCGCGACGATGAGATCGAGCTCGTCGGGATGCGGGTAGCCACCGAATACGAGGAGGCCCAGGGCTGGACCGTCGAGGACGTCTCGGCTGCGAAGCACGGCGGCTTCGACCTCCGCTCGACGTGCATCAACGAGGACGGCGTGATCGAGGGCGTCCGCTACATCGAGGTGAAAGCGCGCGCGCGCACCGGGGCCATCCGGATCACGAGGAACGAGTGGATGAAGGCGCGGAAGTACGGCGAGCACTACTGGCTCTACGTCGTCACCGCCGCGGCGTCGGACGCGCCGACGCTCACGCGGATCGCGGACCCCGCCTCGCGCTTCGTCGAGGGCGAGGACATCTTCGCCACCGGCTTCGAGATCCCCGAGAAGAAGTGGCGAGCACAGGAGAACCCCGAGCCGTGGATCTGGATTCCGCAAACGGTCCAGGATGCCGAGCGAATGCTCTTGGCCGTCTACCTCCCGCCCGAGCGTCCCCTGAACGGCGCATCCGAGCATCAAATCCGACTCGAGGACCGGCTGGCAGATTTGATCCGGGACTTCCGAACGTTCCCTGAGGACCCCGTCCGCGAAGTTTCCGACCGCTTCCCTGGTATCGAGAGGTGGCTCCCCCATGGCCGGGAGATCGAGCCTGAGGAGATCGTGCAGGCTCTGATACATGGAACGGACCACATGATGAGCTTGACGAACAAGATCGACTGGGAGCGCGAGAGCCTGCAAGCGCAGCCGCTGACGCCGGACCTTCGGGAATCGCTTGCCGAGTACCACTTCGGGGAGTGGCTCGCGTCGCTGTAA
- a CDS encoding type II toxin-antitoxin system VapC family toxin: MIRYLLDSNIVSEPARQRPAPQVQARYVSHAQEMAMPSVVWHELLYGLERMPTGRRRDFLAHYLLDVVRPAMPVLPFDTAAAEWLARQRARLEAQGQPRPALDGMVAAVAATRGLILVTRNTGDFAGYDSLHVENWFEGGDG, translated from the coding sequence ATGATCCGGTACCTCCTCGACAGCAACATCGTCTCCGAACCGGCGCGGCAGAGACCGGCCCCCCAGGTGCAGGCGCGCTACGTGTCGCACGCGCAGGAGATGGCGATGCCCAGCGTGGTATGGCACGAGCTGCTCTACGGGCTGGAGCGGATGCCGACCGGGCGGAGGCGGGACTTCCTGGCCCACTACCTCCTCGACGTGGTGCGTCCGGCGATGCCCGTCCTCCCGTTCGACACGGCCGCTGCCGAGTGGCTGGCGCGCCAGCGCGCACGCCTCGAAGCGCAAGGGCAGCCGCGCCCCGCACTCGACGGGATGGTCGCGGCCGTGGCTGCCACACGTGGCCTCATCCTCGTCACCCGCAACACCGGCGACTTCGCAGGCTACGACAGCCTCCACGTCGAGAACTGGTTCGAGGGCGGGGATGGCTGA
- a CDS encoding DUF499 domain-containing protein, which translates to MRNWFDLIAPHEDIRKGHFDESVFAADLGDVAAGRAKPDYQDPYAFYRKTYLTRALSVLLEKVHAKLSKGEGPAVVQLQTPFGGGKTHALVLVWHYLTNGEEIAELLPEGVAPLDAHVAAVVGTGFDPLQGRDTDGVHRQTLWGELLYQLGGPEAYRAVEEHDRQRVAPGKDVLHPVLERLQPFTILLDELLEYVVGARSVEAGDETLGAQTLKFLKALTDTVAVLDRGLVVATLPSSELEDFGDAEQHNLAQLEKVFGRVESIETPVEGEEVYSIIRRRLFDEVKDEAAVRAVVDAYVSTYAEHRDELPQKVRSADYRRKMVLAYPFHPDVVDILYEKWGTFPSFQRTRGVLRLLANVVEDLYQRETNLDLILPGDISLERSTIRQEFVKHIGSQYESVIGSDVAGTEAKSQALDEDNRGWKHLAERNATAVFLHSFTADKAHAGATLPYVKLAVVRPETIPSLVTDVLEKQKKELWYLSTRGDEVYFSNVPNLNRMKLDRMVQQSPAAVREELEKRVKRELGTQLSCIAWPRSGESVSDNTLLKLVVVDPEGETDPERLKGWIERRGEGFRVYKNTLFFALPDTQTYARIADAVRELLALQEIEPEIARDERPAMQEKRAEVKRRIRELEEGFPLKVRELYRTAAVPRANGELETVDLGQPAVGRQNLDSWYTAELADPSRGDILRQPPSPRYLQTKFLGVGEPVSLDKVLEQFYKDPGLPALPDPSLLSEAVAAGVQNGTFGLGHQGADGVVPASVRFEESVASSAITLTEDDVLLPAETAEALKKEAKAAQPELPLGDGPGGTLEPEVDTANATATPSPSIAEVPPQNLKSYQRLDLRFSGVRVSQIADLNRGVFRPLTQAAGDFALTIELKVEAKDGIQRAVIEQQVLETLRQLGAHIERLEKK; encoded by the coding sequence ATGCGCAACTGGTTCGACCTTATCGCCCCCCACGAAGATATCCGCAAGGGGCACTTCGACGAGTCCGTCTTCGCCGCCGACCTCGGCGACGTGGCCGCCGGCCGCGCCAAGCCGGACTACCAGGACCCCTACGCCTTCTACCGGAAGACGTACCTCACGCGCGCCCTCAGCGTACTCCTGGAGAAGGTCCACGCCAAGCTCTCGAAGGGCGAGGGTCCGGCCGTCGTCCAGCTCCAGACCCCCTTCGGCGGCGGCAAGACCCACGCCCTCGTCCTCGTGTGGCACTACCTCACGAACGGAGAGGAGATCGCCGAGCTCCTCCCCGAGGGCGTGGCTCCACTCGACGCGCACGTGGCCGCCGTCGTCGGCACCGGGTTCGACCCGCTCCAAGGCCGTGACACCGACGGCGTCCACCGGCAAACGCTCTGGGGCGAGCTCCTCTACCAACTCGGCGGCCCCGAGGCGTACCGCGCCGTCGAGGAGCACGACCGGCAGCGTGTGGCGCCCGGCAAGGACGTGCTGCACCCCGTTCTGGAACGGCTCCAGCCCTTCACGATCCTCCTCGACGAACTCTTGGAATACGTCGTAGGAGCGCGGAGCGTCGAGGCCGGGGACGAGACCCTCGGTGCGCAGACGCTGAAGTTTCTCAAGGCCCTCACCGACACCGTGGCCGTCCTCGACCGCGGACTCGTCGTCGCTACGCTCCCGTCGAGCGAGCTCGAAGACTTCGGCGACGCCGAGCAGCACAACCTCGCCCAGCTCGAAAAGGTGTTCGGCCGCGTCGAGAGCATCGAGACCCCCGTCGAGGGCGAGGAGGTCTACTCCATCATCCGCCGCCGCCTCTTCGACGAGGTGAAGGACGAGGCCGCTGTCCGCGCCGTCGTGGACGCCTACGTCTCGACCTACGCCGAGCACCGCGACGAGCTGCCCCAGAAGGTCCGCAGCGCCGACTACCGCCGGAAGATGGTGCTGGCCTACCCGTTCCACCCCGACGTGGTCGACATCCTCTACGAGAAGTGGGGGACATTCCCATCCTTCCAGCGCACGCGGGGCGTGCTCCGCCTCCTCGCGAACGTCGTGGAGGACCTCTACCAGCGCGAGACCAACCTCGACCTCATCCTCCCCGGCGACATCAGCCTGGAGCGCTCGACGATCCGGCAGGAGTTCGTCAAGCACATCGGGAGCCAGTACGAGAGCGTCATCGGGAGCGACGTCGCCGGCACCGAGGCGAAGAGCCAGGCGCTCGACGAGGATAACCGTGGCTGGAAGCACCTCGCTGAACGGAACGCGACCGCCGTCTTCCTTCACTCGTTCACGGCCGACAAGGCCCACGCGGGGGCCACGCTCCCGTACGTCAAGCTCGCCGTCGTCCGGCCCGAGACGATTCCCTCGCTCGTGACGGACGTGCTGGAGAAGCAGAAGAAGGAGCTGTGGTACCTCTCGACGCGGGGCGACGAGGTCTACTTCTCGAACGTGCCGAACCTCAACCGGATGAAGCTGGATCGGATGGTGCAGCAGTCACCCGCGGCAGTGCGCGAGGAGCTGGAGAAGCGCGTCAAGCGGGAGTTGGGGACGCAGTTGTCATGCATCGCTTGGCCCCGCTCGGGGGAATCGGTCTCGGACAACACGTTGCTCAAGCTTGTCGTCGTGGACCCCGAGGGGGAGACGGACCCGGAGCGGCTGAAGGGGTGGATCGAGCGCCGAGGCGAGGGCTTCCGCGTCTACAAGAACACCCTCTTCTTCGCACTCCCGGACACCCAGACCTACGCCCGCATCGCCGACGCCGTCCGGGAGCTCCTCGCCCTCCAGGAGATCGAGCCGGAGATCGCCCGCGACGAGCGGCCCGCCATGCAGGAGAAGCGGGCGGAGGTGAAACGGCGGATTCGTGAGTTGGAGGAGGGCTTCCCCCTCAAGGTCCGCGAGCTCTACCGCACGGCGGCCGTGCCCCGTGCGAACGGCGAACTGGAAACGGTAGACCTCGGCCAGCCCGCCGTCGGCCGCCAGAACCTCGACTCGTGGTACACCGCTGAGCTGGCGGACCCCTCGCGCGGCGACATCCTCCGCCAGCCCCCCAGCCCCCGCTACCTCCAGACGAAGTTCCTCGGCGTGGGCGAGCCCGTCTCCCTCGATAAGGTGCTGGAGCAGTTCTATAAGGACCCCGGCCTCCCCGCACTGCCCGACCCCTCGCTCCTCTCCGAAGCCGTGGCCGCCGGCGTCCAGAACGGCACCTTCGGTCTGGGGCACCAGGGTGCTGACGGGGTGGTGCCCGCGAGCGTGCGCTTCGAGGAAAGCGTAGCGTCGAGCGCCATCACGCTCACGGAAGACGACGTGCTCCTGCCCGCCGAGACCGCCGAAGCCCTGAAGAAAGAGGCGAAGGCAGCCCAACCGGAGCTTCCCCTCGGCGATGGCCCGGGAGGCACACTAGAGCCCGAGGTGGACACGGCAAACGCGACAGCGACCCCCAGCCCTTCGATCGCAGAGGTACCTCCGCAGAACCTGAAGTCCTACCAGCGTCTCGACCTCCGCTTCTCCGGTGTAAGGGTGAGCCAGATCGCCGACCTCAACCGCGGCGTGTTCCGCCCCCTCACCCAGGCCGCTGGCGACTTCGCCCTCACCATCGAACTCAAGGTCGAGGCGAAGGACGGGATCCAGCGAGCCGTCATCGAGCAACAGGTTCTCGAAACACTGCGTCAGCTCGGCGCGCACATCGAGCGTCTCGAAAAAAAATGA